A region of Chloroflexota bacterium DNA encodes the following proteins:
- a CDS encoding ATP-binding cassette domain-containing protein: MTKLIEVQNITKEFPGVTALDDISFDLNEGEVHVLVGENGAGKSTLMKILSGVYTPTSGKIIIGEKTYSQLNPTLSQELGISIIYQELSVINELSIAENLFIGRLPTKKVLGASVVDWKYINNKAAEMLQMVGLKKPPSTFVQELSISEKQLVEIAKALVMEAKILIMDEPTSSLTPEEINRLFKIIRNLRDEGVGIIYISHKLDEINQVGDRITVLKDGKLVGTKALSEIKSKEEIVLMMVGRELKDKYFSTRNKSEGTEEIVFEVKNLTTPDNKVRDVSFQLRRHEILGFAGLMGAGRTELLNALFGAEPKESGTVYLNGEEIKINDTYDAVKKGLALLTENRRETGFFHNFEIYKNVSIVEHLKHSKLKGATGRINSADEKKKAETQKNKLAIKCTSVFQNITKLSGGNQQKVIIGKWLCADAEVILFDEPTRGIDVGSKSEIYKIMRELVDEGKGVIMVSSELPELLSVCDRILVFKKGEISARLDSSEATEEKIILAAT; the protein is encoded by the coding sequence ATGACAAAACTAATTGAAGTGCAGAACATAACCAAGGAATTCCCTGGGGTGACTGCCCTTGATGATATTTCATTTGACTTGAATGAAGGGGAAGTGCACGTTCTGGTCGGTGAAAATGGTGCAGGTAAATCTACCCTGATGAAGATCTTGAGCGGTGTATATACCCCCACCAGCGGAAAGATCATTATTGGTGAGAAGACCTACTCACAGCTCAACCCGACCTTATCCCAGGAATTGGGTATCAGTATCATTTATCAGGAACTTAGCGTTATCAACGAGCTTTCGATCGCAGAAAATTTATTCATTGGAAGATTACCTACCAAGAAGGTTTTGGGCGCTTCCGTTGTTGATTGGAAATACATCAATAACAAAGCGGCTGAGATGTTACAAATGGTTGGCTTGAAGAAACCCCCGTCAACTTTCGTCCAGGAACTCTCCATCTCGGAAAAGCAGCTTGTCGAAATTGCCAAAGCGCTTGTGATGGAAGCCAAAATCCTAATCATGGACGAACCTACCTCATCCCTTACACCTGAGGAAATCAATAGGCTCTTTAAAATTATTCGGAATCTTCGGGATGAAGGTGTCGGCATTATTTATATCTCGCACAAACTTGATGAAATCAATCAGGTTGGCGATCGTATAACGGTGTTAAAAGACGGAAAACTGGTTGGAACAAAAGCGCTCTCAGAGATCAAGTCCAAAGAAGAGATCGTCCTGATGATGGTCGGACGAGAGCTCAAAGACAAATATTTCTCTACGAGAAATAAAAGTGAAGGCACGGAGGAAATTGTCTTTGAGGTCAAAAACCTCACAACACCTGACAATAAGGTCAGGGATGTCAGCTTCCAGCTTCGACGACATGAGATTCTGGGCTTTGCCGGTCTGATGGGGGCGGGTAGGACTGAGTTGTTGAATGCGCTCTTTGGCGCAGAACCGAAAGAAAGCGGCACAGTTTATCTCAATGGGGAAGAGATCAAGATCAATGATACTTATGATGCTGTGAAAAAAGGCCTTGCTCTGTTGACAGAAAACCGTAGAGAGACCGGCTTCTTCCATAACTTTGAGATTTATAAGAATGTTTCCATTGTGGAGCATCTGAAGCACTCGAAGCTAAAAGGAGCAACGGGTCGGATTAACTCAGCCGATGAAAAGAAGAAGGCTGAAACGCAGAAAAACAAACTGGCGATTAAGTGCACCTCAGTATTTCAAAATATCACCAAGCTCTCTGGCGGCAACCAGCAAAAAGTCATTATTGGTAAATGGCTTTGTGCGGATGCAGAAGTGATTCTGTTTGATGAGCCCACCAGAGGGATTGATGTTGGTTCCAAGAGCGAAATCTATAAGATCATGCGGGAACTGGTTGATGAGGGGAAGGGTGTCATTATGGTGTCTTCTGAGCTGCCGGAGCTGTTAAGTGTGTGTGATCGGATCCTGGTATTCAAGAAGGGTGAGATCAGCGCCAGGCTGGATAGTTCAGAAGCAACTGAAGAGAAAATTATTCTAGCAGCAACATAA
- the alsB gene encoding D-allose transporter substrate-binding protein, translating to MLLEAVQNGNAGSVDAEPAFQYVDSVLISPENVGEYVEDTEAEEVDAEPLSFYFLLKTLSNPHWVAMKEGIEAAAAEAGVEVYVDAMNSEDELSGQLDKLLTAAGQGYDGIGIAPISPTNAIEGVVAANAAGIPVVDLDEKIDADELAAAGGYVVGFATTDNVQVGGTGAAYIIENTEPGQVAIIEGKAGNASGEDRKQGAEEAFLAAGYEIVSSQPADWDRNKALDVATNIISQYPDLKAFYCANDTMALGVQEAVENAGLADQIMVVGTDGIPDAFTSVAEGRMSATVAQDPAQIGVVCFNMLLEAVQNGNAGSVDAEPAFQYVDSVLISPENVGEYVE from the coding sequence ATGCTCCTCGAAGCTGTTCAAAATGGCAACGCTGGCTCCGTTGATGCGGAACCTGCCTTCCAGTATGTTGATTCCGTTCTGATTTCACCTGAGAATGTTGGTGAATATGTTGAAGATACCGAGGCTGAAGAAGTTGACGCTGAACCTCTGAGCTTTTACTTCCTGCTGAAAACCCTCTCCAACCCGCACTGGGTTGCGATGAAGGAAGGTATTGAAGCCGCGGCAGCAGAAGCTGGCGTGGAAGTTTACGTTGATGCCATGAACTCCGAAGATGAACTGTCCGGACAGCTGGACAAATTGCTCACAGCTGCTGGCCAGGGTTATGACGGCATTGGTATCGCCCCGATTTCCCCCACCAACGCCATCGAGGGTGTGGTTGCAGCCAATGCAGCCGGCATCCCTGTTGTTGACCTGGATGAGAAAATCGATGCAGATGAACTCGCCGCAGCCGGCGGTTATGTTGTTGGCTTCGCCACCACGGACAATGTCCAGGTTGGCGGCACAGGCGCTGCTTACATCATTGAGAACACCGAACCCGGTCAGGTTGCCATCATCGAAGGTAAAGCTGGCAATGCAAGTGGTGAAGACCGCAAACAGGGCGCTGAAGAAGCCTTCCTGGCTGCCGGTTATGAAATCGTTTCCTCACAGCCCGCTGACTGGGACCGCAACAAGGCCCTCGATGTTGCCACCAACATCATCAGCCAATATCCTGACCTCAAGGCTTTCTACTGCGCCAATGACACCATGGCACTCGGTGTTCAGGAAGCTGTGGAAAACGCCGGTCTGGCTGACCAGATCATGGTCGTCGGCACCGATGGTATTCCGGATGCATTCACCTCTGTCGCTGAAGGCCGCATGTCCGCCACAGTGGCTCAGGACCCCGCCCAAATCGGCGTGGTTTGTTTCAATATGCTCCTCGAAGCTGTTCAAAATGGCAACGCTGGCTCCGTTGATGCGGAACCTGCCTTCCAATATGTTGATTCCGTTCTGATTTCACCTGAGAATGTTGGTGAATACGTAGAGTAG